In Methylotenera sp. L2L1, the following proteins share a genomic window:
- a CDS encoding catalase family peroxidase — translation MMNIPNLISLKTVSSVLLVMLYSVAQADTSPSKPVFEQLVDAQTTIAKGPYKGLRVSHNKGVLLTGTFIPSQSASSITKAAHLQKTPSKLTIRFSNAGGVPTIEDNNPSANPRGMAIRFELPNGSITDIVSLSINAFPVSTPEKFLGFLNAIIASKGESTKPSTLDQLISETPSLQRFIAIPRDFPVSFTTASYFGINAFEFINANGQKSYARYQIIPVNGKKALSPDQVKSAEPNYLFEELPERLKKTNPAFKLLAQIADKDDVINDPSVVWPDDRKLVELGIIHVEDMVPYNIEAEKSLAFNPLLLLDGIEPTNNPVLLARPSAYAVSVGRRLTP, via the coding sequence ATGATGAATATCCCAAACCTTATTTCTTTAAAGACTGTGTCATCTGTTTTGTTAGTGATGCTATATTCAGTTGCTCAAGCAGATACTAGTCCATCAAAACCCGTGTTTGAGCAACTTGTTGATGCTCAAACAACTATTGCAAAGGGTCCGTACAAAGGTTTGCGTGTTAGTCACAACAAAGGAGTTCTTCTGACGGGCACATTTATTCCATCACAATCTGCTTCTAGTATTACTAAAGCTGCACACTTACAAAAAACTCCAAGCAAGCTAACCATAAGGTTTTCTAATGCAGGGGGAGTGCCCACAATAGAAGACAACAATCCAAGTGCCAATCCACGCGGGATGGCAATCAGGTTTGAATTACCCAATGGATCAATAACAGATATTGTTAGCCTATCTATCAATGCGTTTCCAGTATCAACGCCAGAGAAGTTTTTAGGGTTTCTAAATGCAATTATTGCCTCTAAGGGGGAATCAACTAAACCAAGTACCTTAGATCAATTGATTTCAGAAACACCCTCTTTGCAAAGATTTATTGCTATACCTAGGGACTTCCCAGTAAGTTTTACTACAGCAAGTTACTTTGGAATTAATGCATTTGAATTTATAAATGCAAATGGTCAAAAAAGTTATGCGCGCTATCAAATCATCCCGGTGAATGGGAAGAAAGCTTTAAGCCCTGACCAAGTAAAAAGTGCCGAACCAAATTATCTATTTGAAGAATTGCCTGAGCGCCTAAAGAAAACAAATCCAGCCTTCAAACTTTTGGCTCAGATTGCTGATAAAGATGATGTTATCAATGACCCAAGTGTAGTTTGGCCTGATGACAGAAAGTTAGTTGAACTTGGGATAATTCATGTTGAAGACATGGTTCCATATAATATTGAAGCGGAAAAATCTTTAGCATTTAACCCATTGTTATTACTAGATGGTATTGAACCTACCAATAATCCAGTGCTGCTCGCTAGACCAAGTGCATATGCAGTGAGCGTTGGGCGGAGATTAACACCATAA
- a CDS encoding autotransporter domain-containing protein, with protein sequence MSIRPILLALLSAIPLISPAAYAADTFSGLGELAGGTFYSEANAISSDGSVVVGYSGITFQAFRWTQAGGMVGLGDLAGSYFQSQANAVSSDGSVVVGYGNGTSGTEAFRWTQAGGMVGLGDLAGGAFSSQAYGVSSDGSVVVGYGNTVTGREAFRWTQAGGMVGLGDIAGGSTYSQANAVNSDGSVVVGLGNSASGFEAFRWTQAGGMVGLGDLAGGSFSSEAKAVNSDGSVVVGFGNSAAGREAFRWTQAGGMVGLGDLAGGSFLSQANAVNSDGSVVVGYGVSASGQEAFRWTQTGGMIRVQDWLADAGVSAVGFTKLTEARGISGDGHTVVGYGQSVNGREAFIARVEPDLTGGGNGIIGLTDLANSMAQTHAVSNQMEGLTSLTLNGAHHRTLSEIALQNGQSCGWVSGDLSRLWRQANGTVGTAEVGACHKFSNQGVMIGFGVGSNFSNLDLANNGKSRINGQYGVAEVNWYIPNTTLLASVLGVYGEWDANLSRGYAIAGTVRSKGETDITGYSLRARIDWQDAFSLGEVSFSPRIAYSLMKTEVDGYREIGGSAPANFQDQNHTAKELRIGLTGKYLLSEQVTLLGHAEIAHRFDDKVATIQGNINALGVGIGFRQDGNQVQKNWARLGAEIDYRVNPANLISMSSFVASAGQDADLTAALSWKMLF encoded by the coding sequence ATGAGTATCAGGCCAATCCTGCTCGCTCTGCTCTCTGCAATACCACTCATCTCTCCAGCAGCCTATGCCGCGGACACTTTCAGTGGCTTGGGTGAGTTGGCGGGAGGAACTTTCTATAGTGAGGCAAATGCGATCAGTAGCGATGGTTCCGTAGTGGTGGGATACAGTGGTATTACCTTTCAAGCTTTCCGCTGGACACAGGCCGGTGGCATGGTGGGGCTTGGAGATCTGGCTGGCAGTTACTTCCAGAGTCAGGCAAATGCTGTGAGTAGTGATGGTTCAGTGGTGGTAGGCTATGGGAATGGTACCAGTGGTACCGAAGCCTTCCGCTGGACACAGGCCGGCGGTATGGTGGGGCTTGGAGATCTGGCAGGAGGAGCATTCTCTAGTCAGGCATATGGGGTTAGTAGCGATGGTTCGGTAGTGGTGGGCTACGGGAATACTGTCACTGGTCGAGAAGCCTTCCGCTGGACACAGGCCGGCGGCATGGTGGGGCTGGGGGACATAGCAGGTGGAAGTACTTATAGTCAGGCGAATGCGGTCAATAGCGATGGTTCGGTAGTGGTTGGCTTAGGAAATAGCGCGAGTGGTTTCGAAGCTTTCCGCTGGACACAGGCCGGTGGCATGGTGGGGCTGGGAGACCTAGCAGGGGGTAGTTTCTCTAGTGAGGCGAAAGCGGTCAATAGCGATGGCTCTGTAGTAGTGGGCTTCGGGAATAGTGCCGCTGGTCGAGAAGCCTTTCGCTGGACACAGGCCGGTGGCATGGTGGGGCTGGGCGATCTGGCAGGGGGTAGTTTTCTTAGTCAGGCAAATGCGGTCAATAGCGATGGTTCGGTGGTTGTCGGTTATGGGGTTAGTGCCAGTGGTCAGGAAGCGTTCCGCTGGACACAGACTGGCGGCATGATTCGAGTGCAGGACTGGTTAGCAGATGCAGGTGTCAGCGCCGTAGGATTTACAAAGTTGACTGAAGCCCGTGGCATAAGTGGTGATGGTCACACTGTGGTCGGTTATGGGCAATCTGTAAATGGCAGGGAGGCTTTTATTGCACGTGTCGAACCTGATTTGACGGGCGGTGGCAACGGCATCATCGGCCTGACAGATTTGGCAAACAGCATGGCGCAAACGCACGCCGTTAGTAACCAGATGGAAGGTCTTACCTCGCTCACACTGAATGGTGCGCATCACAGGACATTGTCCGAGATCGCTCTACAGAATGGTCAGAGTTGTGGTTGGGTAAGCGGTGATCTCAGTCGTCTTTGGCGTCAAGCCAATGGGACAGTCGGTACTGCTGAAGTGGGTGCCTGTCACAAATTCTCTAATCAGGGTGTGATGATAGGTTTTGGTGTGGGTAGCAACTTCTCCAATCTTGATTTAGCGAACAACGGTAAAAGTCGTATCAATGGACAATATGGTGTAGCTGAGGTCAATTGGTATATTCCAAACACAACCCTACTCGCTTCTGTATTAGGTGTTTATGGTGAGTGGGATGCCAACCTATCACGTGGCTATGCCATCGCAGGTACAGTTCGATCCAAAGGTGAAACGGATATCACGGGTTATAGCCTGAGAGCCAGAATAGATTGGCAAGATGCGTTCTCTTTGGGAGAGGTCTCTTTCAGTCCGCGTATTGCTTACTCCCTTATGAAAACTGAGGTGGATGGGTATAGAGAGATTGGTGGGTCTGCTCCGGCAAATTTCCAAGACCAAAACCATACAGCTAAAGAGTTACGTATTGGATTGACCGGTAAGTATCTTTTGAGCGAGCAAGTAACCCTGCTGGGGCATGCTGAAATTGCCCATCGTTTTGATGATAAAGTGGCCACTATACAAGGCAACATTAATGCCCTTGGCGTGGGTATAGGTTTCCGTCAAGATGGTAATCAAGTTCAAAAGAACTGGGCGCGTCTCGGTGCTGAGATTGATTATAGAGTCAACCCAGCTAATCTAATCAGCATGAGTAGCTTTGTTGCAAGTGCTGGCCAGGATGCTGATTTGACTGCTGCATTGAGTTGGAAAATGCTGTTCTAG
- a CDS encoding MipA/OmpV family protein: protein MKNIVTFNVISLIASLSLLSTAYANDKIDRDTETAIPRSKNLYGIGVAVLPKTSGSDEFRVLALPIINANYGDRFYINALQAGVWLLDSDDKRLRFGIATQARFGWDADDGKLTRGMTDRDFTVDLGPTVRWQTDYGTFNAQWAFDVGGASNGQTVELQYIKNLIRDKKLKLNGSLGVTWNDHKFNDYYFGVGSNETSQFRPAYSAGSGTEFKVGVNGSYAVGKDSFVLFGTSVTRLSDEQANSPIVESRMQPFAYLGYSITY, encoded by the coding sequence ATGAAAAATATTGTAACTTTTAATGTAATCAGTTTAATTGCAAGTCTTTCACTTTTATCAACCGCTTATGCCAACGATAAAATTGATCGAGACACAGAAACAGCAATACCTCGCAGTAAAAACCTCTATGGGATTGGTGTTGCAGTGTTACCAAAAACATCTGGTTCAGATGAGTTCAGGGTTCTAGCACTACCTATCATTAATGCAAACTATGGTGACCGCTTTTATATAAACGCTTTGCAAGCCGGCGTTTGGTTGCTAGATTCAGATGATAAACGTCTAAGGTTTGGTATCGCCACACAAGCTAGGTTTGGATGGGATGCGGATGACGGAAAGCTAACACGTGGCATGACCGATCGTGATTTCACTGTTGATTTAGGACCAACAGTTCGGTGGCAAACAGATTACGGCACTTTCAACGCACAGTGGGCTTTTGACGTCGGCGGTGCCAGTAATGGACAGACGGTTGAATTGCAATATATCAAAAATCTGATTCGTGATAAAAAACTCAAACTTAACGGCAGTTTAGGCGTGACTTGGAACGATCATAAGTTTAACGATTACTACTTTGGCGTAGGTTCAAACGAAACATCACAATTTCGACCTGCTTACTCTGCAGGATCTGGTACTGAATTTAAAGTTGGTGTGAATGGTTCATATGCAGTAGGTAAAGATAGTTTTGTACTTTTTGGCACATCGGTTACTCGATTAAGTGATGAACAAGCCAATAGCCCAATTGTTGAGAGTCGGATGCAACCATTCGCTTATCTTGGCTACTCAATCACATATTGA
- a CDS encoding sensor domain-containing diguanylate cyclase, which produces MNANKIWNIKCLVVATIIALVAFLFFSHFLNLQKQKLKADETLKSSVYGNLLWTEVDRELNSILFISNGMASYISAYRDDLRPKKIKFILKDLWERSKHVRNLGVAVGYQLTYIYPEANNLKIIGTDFRNIPQQWPKVKQAIETRQGVFDGPVDLIQGGQGFIYRYPIFLDGEYWGIMSTVINTNEFLDSAFKNTPKNHQFAIRTYDDKKVFYGDPKLFTDKNTYQQTSIVPNGKWEWAIKNHTNTFTDQLIIYQIIGFLLSLLFGVTAYRTIQAVGMLSEQAMLDSLTHLPNRRLLQKRMEVAHYSCKRLHKMMAILIIDIDYFKKINDTYGHDFGDEVIKIVANGIKATLRDSDTVSRVGGDEFIVLLKEFKVLDNVHAIAHKLTQVFASPWLVLDKEITIHLSIGISIFNPDDPVSVKELLKEADIALYDSKAQGRNRFSFYQKGQ; this is translated from the coding sequence ATGAATGCTAATAAGATATGGAATATTAAGTGTCTCGTAGTCGCTACAATCATTGCGCTAGTGGCATTCCTTTTCTTTAGCCATTTTCTTAATCTGCAAAAGCAGAAGTTAAAAGCAGATGAAACACTAAAGTCGTCTGTGTATGGCAACCTACTTTGGACTGAAGTAGACCGTGAATTAAATTCAATTTTGTTTATTTCCAACGGGATGGCAAGCTACATCTCAGCATATAGAGATGATCTGCGGCCGAAGAAAATTAAATTCATTCTTAAAGATTTATGGGAACGCTCCAAGCATGTCCGTAATTTAGGAGTAGCCGTTGGTTATCAATTAACATACATATATCCAGAGGCTAATAATTTAAAAATAATTGGGACGGATTTTCGTAATATCCCCCAGCAATGGCCTAAAGTAAAACAGGCGATAGAAACCCGCCAAGGTGTTTTTGATGGACCTGTTGATTTGATACAAGGTGGGCAAGGCTTTATTTATCGCTATCCGATATTCCTAGATGGAGAGTATTGGGGAATCATGTCTACGGTAATCAATACCAATGAATTTTTGGATTCAGCATTCAAAAATACGCCAAAAAATCATCAATTCGCCATCCGAACATATGATGATAAAAAAGTCTTTTATGGTGATCCAAAGTTGTTTACAGATAAAAACACCTATCAGCAAACCAGTATCGTGCCAAATGGCAAGTGGGAGTGGGCGATTAAAAACCACACAAACACGTTCACAGATCAGCTAATTATTTATCAGATTATTGGATTTTTATTAAGCCTATTATTTGGAGTGACGGCTTACCGCACAATCCAAGCTGTAGGCATGTTATCTGAGCAAGCCATGCTTGATAGCCTGACCCATTTACCGAACCGCAGGCTTTTGCAAAAACGTATGGAGGTTGCCCATTACTCCTGTAAACGCTTACACAAAATGATGGCAATTCTCATCATTGATATCGATTATTTTAAAAAGATTAATGACACTTATGGTCACGATTTTGGGGATGAAGTCATTAAAATAGTTGCTAACGGAATCAAAGCCACGTTGCGTGATAGTGATACGGTCAGTCGCGTAGGGGGAGATGAGTTTATTGTATTGCTGAAAGAATTTAAAGTTTTAGATAATGTACATGCAATCGCGCACAAACTGACACAAGTGTTCGCTAGCCCTTGGTTGGTATTAGATAAAGAAATTACGATTCATTTAAGTATAGGAATCTCGATTTTTAACCCTGATGATCCTGTCAGTGTTAAAGAGCTTTTAAAAGAAGCTGATATCGCTTTGTATGATTCAAAAGCACAAGGTCGGAACAGATTTAGTTTCTATCAGAAAGGTCAATAA
- a CDS encoding MgtC/SapB family protein, protein MLDLIWLTVLSEFSDLSNVTQITKVVLRLITASILGGLLGYEREMKGKSAGIRTHMLVALGAAIFIIVPQQAGVSPEEVSRVLQGLIAGVGFLGAGAIMIGQQKENETGLTTAASIWITAAIGVTVGMGFEATAVLSTLMTLAILALVPRYRKHLKD, encoded by the coding sequence ATGCTTGATTTAATTTGGCTTACCGTGCTGTCCGAGTTTTCAGATTTATCTAATGTCACCCAAATCACAAAGGTCGTGCTCAGGTTAATTACAGCGTCTATTCTTGGTGGACTATTGGGTTATGAGCGAGAGATGAAAGGGAAGTCAGCTGGCATCAGAACGCATATGTTAGTAGCATTAGGCGCAGCAATTTTTATCATCGTGCCACAACAGGCAGGGGTCTCACCTGAAGAAGTCTCTAGAGTGCTACAAGGTCTGATTGCAGGCGTTGGCTTTCTTGGTGCGGGCGCAATTATGATTGGTCAGCAAAAGGAAAATGAAACAGGATTAACTACAGCTGCCTCCATTTGGATTACAGCAGCTATAGGCGTTACTGTTGGTATGGGTTTTGAGGCAACCGCAGTGTTAAGTACGCTGATGACTTTAGCTATTCTTGCTTTGGTACCACGCTATCGGAAACATTTGAAAGATTAA
- a CDS encoding class I SAM-dependent methyltransferase, whose translation MYKLLILLACLLILLQANTTFAESNRYKQFPQTAEGTGKVFMGREIAHVMGYQGAGWLERESREKEERTDVLIQQLQLKKSMVIADIGAGTGYLSRRLSEKVGANGVIYAVDVQPEMMGKIKALAKKHNNIQPVLSQVDDVKLAENSLDMAIMVDVYHELEYPFETIQSLLKALKPQAQLILVEYRAEDDKVKIKETHKMSEAQIIKELTIHPLKWQTTIHSLPLQHIVIFTKQ comes from the coding sequence ATGTATAAGCTACTTATTTTACTGGCTTGTCTTTTAATCCTATTGCAGGCTAATACTACTTTTGCAGAAAGCAATCGTTACAAACAGTTTCCACAGACAGCAGAAGGCACTGGTAAAGTATTTATGGGGCGCGAAATTGCGCATGTAATGGGTTACCAGGGTGCAGGTTGGTTGGAGCGTGAAAGTCGAGAAAAAGAAGAGCGCACAGATGTACTGATTCAACAACTCCAGTTAAAAAAAAGCATGGTAATCGCTGATATTGGGGCAGGTACTGGCTATTTGTCGCGCCGTTTGTCTGAAAAAGTAGGTGCAAATGGCGTTATTTACGCCGTTGATGTACAGCCAGAAATGATGGGTAAGATTAAGGCACTTGCTAAAAAACACAATAATATTCAACCCGTTTTATCTCAAGTTGACGATGTTAAATTAGCAGAAAACTCTCTTGATATGGCCATTATGGTCGATGTATATCACGAACTCGAATATCCATTTGAAACTATTCAAAGCCTGTTAAAAGCGCTAAAGCCTCAAGCCCAGCTCATTTTGGTGGAGTATCGTGCTGAGGACGACAAAGTCAAGATTAAAGAAACACATAAAATGAGCGAGGCACAAATTATTAAAGAACTCACCATCCATCCGCTCAAATGGCAGACAACTATTCATAGTTTGCCTTTACAGCATATCGTTATATTTACTAAGCAGTAA
- a CDS encoding recombinase family protein: MTGQHVGYIRVSSIDQNTIRQLDGISLNKTFTEKLSGKDTKRPILHECLSYIRQGDTLHVHSIDRLARNAKDLLNLVEQILAKGATVSFNKNNLVFSPDSKDHMAKLQLTMLAAFAEFERELIRERQLEGIAIAKADGKYSGRRKVTDEVIEKAKARTKNGEPLSRVAKELNISRETLYKYGVRSALPFGNHVKD; this comes from the coding sequence ATGACAGGACAACATGTAGGCTATATCAGGGTTTCCAGTATTGATCAAAATACCATCAGGCAACTGGATGGTATCAGTCTTAACAAGACATTCACTGAAAAATTGTCAGGTAAGGACACAAAGCGCCCCATACTTCATGAATGTCTTTCCTACATCAGGCAAGGTGACACATTGCATGTACATTCTATTGATCGATTAGCACGTAATGCGAAAGACTTGCTCAATCTGGTTGAACAGATTCTAGCAAAGGGGGCGACCGTCAGTTTCAATAAAAACAATCTGGTTTTCTCCCCAGACTCTAAAGACCATATGGCCAAGCTGCAACTCACCATGCTGGCTGCATTTGCCGAGTTTGAACGTGAACTTATTCGTGAGCGCCAACTGGAAGGCATTGCGATTGCCAAGGCAGATGGTAAGTATAGCGGGAGGCGTAAAGTTACTGATGAAGTTATTGAAAAAGCTAAAGCCAGGACTAAAAATGGGGAACCTCTATCCAGAGTTGCCAAAGAGTTAAATATTTCTCGAGAAACACTCTATAAATACGGCGTTAGATCTGCGTTACCATTTGGTAACCATGTTAAAGATTAA
- a CDS encoding YqaE/Pmp3 family membrane protein, translated as MRLLLAIFLPFISFFTIGRPFAGFVCLFLQVTLIGWIPAAIWAVFALGQYKTDKKIEGALLRNPRNQSLS; from the coding sequence ATGCGCTTATTACTGGCAATATTTTTACCATTCATTTCATTTTTTACTATTGGTCGACCATTTGCGGGGTTTGTATGTTTATTTCTGCAGGTCACCCTTATAGGTTGGATACCAGCTGCTATATGGGCAGTGTTTGCATTAGGTCAGTACAAGACAGATAAAAAGATAGAAGGTGCACTTTTACGTAACCCAAGAAATCAATCTTTATCATAA
- the gdhA gene encoding NADP-specific glutamate dehydrogenase: protein MPYVAETIDRLKKSGPAEFEFYQAVDEVLTSLRPLLDKNPKYKKNGIIERIVEPERQIMFRIAWVDDLGHVQVNKGYRVQFNSALGPYKGGIRFHPSVYGGIVKFLGFEQIFKNSLTGLAIGGGKGGSDFDPKGKSDNEIMRFCQAFMTELYRHIGPTVDVPAGDIGVGGREIGYMYGQYKRITGSFDGVLTGKKIPWGGSLGRTQATGYGAVYFAQNMLENRGDSLEGKTCIVSGAGNVAIYTIEKLYQLGARPVACSDSRGMIYHENGIDLAVLKQVKEVEAACLSKYLNYHPDAKYTSVADYPSGRNHIWSIPCQAAFPCATQNELNEADAEVLLKNGCLCISEGANMPSTSNAVEKILKAAIAYGPGKAANAGGVATSQLEMAQNSSMQQWTFAEVDGKLFNIMKNIYTSASETAKEFGQPDNLVLGANIAGFRKVADAMIDQGVM from the coding sequence ATGCCTTACGTAGCTGAGACAATAGATCGATTGAAAAAATCTGGCCCTGCAGAATTTGAATTCTATCAGGCGGTTGACGAGGTTTTAACTTCATTACGCCCATTGTTGGATAAAAATCCAAAATATAAAAAAAATGGCATCATAGAGCGCATAGTAGAACCAGAACGTCAAATTATGTTCCGTATCGCATGGGTTGATGATCTTGGACATGTGCAAGTTAATAAAGGATATAGAGTACAGTTTAATTCCGCACTTGGACCATACAAAGGTGGTATCCGATTTCATCCAAGTGTCTATGGTGGGATTGTTAAGTTTTTAGGGTTTGAGCAGATTTTTAAAAACTCACTTACAGGGTTGGCAATTGGTGGTGGCAAGGGAGGTAGTGATTTTGACCCTAAAGGCAAATCAGACAATGAAATAATGCGGTTCTGCCAAGCTTTCATGACAGAGCTATATCGTCATATCGGGCCAACCGTTGATGTACCAGCCGGTGACATTGGCGTTGGTGGTCGTGAAATCGGTTATATGTACGGTCAATATAAGCGTATAACAGGTAGTTTTGATGGCGTGCTCACGGGTAAAAAGATCCCTTGGGGTGGCTCACTAGGCCGCACACAAGCTACCGGTTATGGAGCAGTGTATTTTGCGCAAAATATGTTAGAAAACCGTGGTGACAGTCTAGAAGGAAAGACTTGCATAGTATCTGGTGCTGGCAACGTTGCAATTTATACAATAGAAAAACTTTATCAGCTTGGCGCAAGACCAGTTGCATGCAGTGACTCACGTGGCATGATCTATCATGAAAATGGGATTGATCTTGCTGTGTTAAAACAAGTAAAAGAAGTTGAGGCTGCATGTTTATCTAAGTATCTAAACTACCATCCAGACGCAAAATATACATCAGTCGCTGATTACCCATCAGGTAGAAACCATATATGGTCTATACCATGCCAAGCTGCTTTTCCATGTGCAACTCAAAATGAACTTAATGAAGCTGATGCGGAAGTATTGCTGAAAAATGGCTGTCTATGCATATCTGAAGGAGCTAACATGCCGTCTACATCGAATGCTGTGGAGAAAATTCTTAAGGCTGCCATTGCTTATGGTCCAGGTAAGGCGGCCAATGCTGGCGGTGTTGCCACAAGTCAGCTGGAAATGGCACAAAACTCAAGCATGCAGCAATGGACGTTCGCAGAAGTTGATGGCAAGCTATTCAATATAATGAAAAATATCTACACGAGTGCTAGTGAAACTGCAAAAGAGTTTGGTCAGCCAGATAATTTAGTCTTAGGTGCTAATATTGCTGGTTTCCGTAAGGTAGCCGATGCGATGATTGATCAGGGGGTTATGTAA